The proteins below come from a single Ochotona princeps isolate mOchPri1 chromosome 6, mOchPri1.hap1, whole genome shotgun sequence genomic window:
- the BCL2L10 gene encoding bcl-2-like protein 10 — protein sequence MADDLKERTTRLLTDYLECCAREPGTPEPQPSTPEAAVLRSAAAQLQRIHRPFFSAYRGYPGNRVELMMRVVEAVLPDGHDLSWGRVVTLVTFAGTLLERGPHLTTTRWQRRNEIARDCQRLVTLLCTRLTGQYRAWLQAQGGWDGFCAFFRTPLPLSFWRRVLVHACLSCLLATALIYLWTRVLHHAM from the exons ATGGCGGACGATTTGAAGGAGCGCACCACACGCCTGCTCACCGACTACTTGGAGTGCTGCGCCCGCGAGCCCGGCACTCCCGAGCCGCAGCCCTCCACGCCCGAGGCGGCCGTGCTGCGCTCCGCGGCCGCCCAGCTGCAGCGCATCCACCGCCCCTTCTTCTCCGCCTACCGCGGCTACCCGGGCAACCGCGTGGAGCTAATGATGCGCGTGGTGGAGGCCGTGCTCCCCGACGGCCACGACCTCAGCTGGGGCCGCGTGGTGACGCTCGTGACCTTTGCCGGGACGCTGCTGGAGAGAGGGCCGCACTTGACCACCACCCGGTGGCAGAGAAGGAACGAAATTGCCCGGGACTGCCAGCGCCTCGTGACCTTGCTGTGCACTCGGCTCACAGGGCAGTACCGTGCCTGGCTGCAGGCTCAAGGAGGCTGG GACGGCTTCTGTGCCTTCTTCAGGACCCCCTTACCACTGTCTTTCTGGAGAAGAGTGCTGGTCCATGCATGTCTGTCCTGCTTGCTGGCTACAGCCTTAATCTACCTCTGGACACGCGTTCTGCATCATGCGATGTAA